In Macrobrachium rosenbergii isolate ZJJX-2024 chromosome 16, ASM4041242v1, whole genome shotgun sequence, a single genomic region encodes these proteins:
- the LOC136846902 gene encoding uncharacterized protein — translation MGKVKIKDTSQGLDGESRRLAIWTILQDKLCFIHKLIKANNHYLAIADEATIEKIIHPDTKLALHNDHFEVVDPPHLNASRTLVVNQADSLVYNLSEEELKYEIEQRNQVKVTSIIKLPSTKTTFKVKLETTQMVRDCLIKGLLISGQSFPPRYLKQEIHVVPPQCMRCYSYEHIKKNCPMPSTYKICSICASDEHYWTDCNNQINHKCITCSGDHPTMAARCPIRKTLTKDQAKTIRNQQSQITSNKTFAQATASTAPNSSIAPNNNISLHQLTVINTAIITANLSESVEPGTFQTMMDAFYKANGLPLVKIPTEAIKLANKVSTLLNSGNQNNTSPNQPLLTDEDMETEEAKRKRILSDSDSEAEMPSHPAKTANSTTTSNNLNP, via the coding sequence ATGggtaaagtcaaaattaaagataCTAGCCAGGGACTTGATGGTGAATCACGTCGCCTGGCAATCTGGACTATTCTGCAGGATAAATTATGCTTTATCCACAAACTTATAAAGGCTAATAACCACTACTTAGCTATAGCAGATGAAGcaacaattgaaaaaataattcatcctGATACCAAACTTGCTCTGCATAATGATCACTTTGAAGTTGTAGACCCCCCTCATCTAAATGCTTCACGCACACTAGTCGTAAACCAGGCGGATAGTTTGGTTTACAATCTATCAGAAGAAGAGCTCAAGTATGAAATTGAGCAACGTAACCAAGTGAAGGTAACATCAATCATCAAGCTTCCTAGCACCAAAACcacatttaaggttaaacttgaAACCACCCAAATGGTGAGAGATTGTCTCATTAAAGGACTACTCATCAGCGGCCAATCCTTCCCACCTAGATACTTAAAACAGGAGATTCATGTTGTTCCACCCCAGTGTATGAGATGCTATAGCTACGAGCACATTAAAAAGAACTGCCCCATGCCAAGCACTTATAAAATCTGCTCAATATGTGCTTCTGATGAACACTATTGGACTGATTgtaataaccaaataaatcataaatgcatCACTTGCAGCGGGGATCACCCAACCATGGCAGCAAGATGCCCTATCAGAAAAACTTTGACCAAGGACCAGGCTAAAACGATCAGGAACCAACAATCCCAGATTACATCAAATAAGACCTTCGCTCAAGCCACAGCCTCAACTGCACCAAATAGCTCTATTGcacccaacaacaacatctcACTTCATCAGCTCACTGTCATTAACACAGCAATAATCACGGCTAATTTGAGTGAATCAGTCGAACCAGGTACCTTTCAAACGATGATGGACGCTTTTTACAAAGCCAATGGTCTACCGTTGGTAAAAATTCCCACAGAGGCTATCAAGCTAGCAAATAAAGTAtcaactttgctaaattcaggtAATCAAAATAACACCAGCCCTAATCAGCCCCTATTAACTGATGAGGACATGGAAACTGAAGAagccaaaaggaaaagaattctaaGTGATTCAGACTCTGAAGCAGAAATGCCATCACATCCTGCAAAAACAGCCAATTCAACAACCACAAGCAACAACCTCAACCCATAA